The Bacillus tuaregi genome has a segment encoding these proteins:
- a CDS encoding spore germination protein: MTERHNNESLPGYEKIKSILNESPDLNCRKIEAGQVGIHIIFMKNLIKPEILNEYVIKYIEQLSVEYLHYTYLMKNIPIEEIKVNIEEQEVISSLLNGFAYIYFLEEKKGFMVNCANPIERSIEKAETESLVYGPKISFTESLTSNVKLIRQNLNDYNLCTDEIKIGERVQKQIRIVYIKDIANDDTLQTLKDRIKQLSTDNIIDSSVLAQCLEDNHYSLFPQFILTELPDRFIYSILNGRIGVFIDGSPVGIIGPANFFSFFESTEDIYLRWSLSTFIRFIRLFAMVGSLFVTAIYVAAMTYHFELIPSKLLIIIGQSRSQVPFPPLLEALLLELLIELLREAGARLPSKVGQTMGIVGGIVIGQATVEAGLTSNILIIIVAFSALGAFSAPIYEMGTAVRIARFPIIILAGVWGLNGIIFGICILMVHLLKLTSLNKPYLAPLYPLRMKDLQYFLIRLPHHFYMRRPLVNRPKDSIRLKERLRNITDLDEF, translated from the coding sequence ATGACAGAGCGTCATAATAATGAGAGCTTGCCAGGTTATGAAAAAATTAAATCGATTCTTAATGAATCACCCGACTTGAATTGTCGAAAGATTGAAGCTGGACAAGTGGGGATTCATATTATTTTCATGAAGAATTTAATTAAGCCAGAGATTCTAAATGAATATGTCATTAAATACATTGAACAACTTTCTGTAGAATACTTACATTACACCTATTTAATGAAAAACATACCTATAGAAGAAATAAAGGTAAATATAGAGGAACAAGAAGTTATCTCTTCCCTATTAAATGGATTTGCTTATATTTATTTCTTAGAAGAGAAAAAGGGATTCATGGTGAACTGCGCAAATCCCATTGAACGCTCCATCGAGAAAGCAGAAACAGAATCGTTAGTATATGGACCTAAAATTTCGTTTACTGAATCATTAACTTCTAACGTTAAGTTAATCAGACAAAATCTAAATGATTATAATTTGTGCACGGATGAAATAAAGATTGGGGAACGCGTTCAAAAGCAAATAAGAATTGTATATATAAAAGATATTGCGAACGATGACACTCTACAGACACTTAAGGACAGGATTAAACAATTAAGTACGGATAATATAATTGACAGTTCCGTTTTGGCTCAATGCCTAGAAGATAATCATTACTCTTTATTTCCACAATTTATATTAACAGAGCTGCCCGATCGATTCATCTACTCGATTTTAAACGGGCGAATTGGTGTTTTTATAGATGGTAGCCCAGTAGGGATTATAGGTCCTGCTAATTTTTTCTCATTTTTCGAATCAACAGAAGATATCTATTTGAGATGGTCTTTAAGTACATTTATTCGTTTTATCCGATTATTTGCTATGGTAGGTTCTCTTTTTGTAACAGCCATTTATGTGGCTGCCATGACTTATCATTTTGAACTCATACCATCTAAATTGTTAATTATCATTGGACAATCACGTTCACAAGTTCCTTTTCCGCCCTTATTAGAAGCACTCTTACTAGAATTGTTAATTGAGTTACTTAGAGAAGCTGGTGCCCGCCTTCCTTCAAAAGTAGGACAAACAATGGGAATTGTAGGAGGTATTGTCATTGGCCAAGCAACGGTTGAGGCAGGGTTAACTAGCAATATTTTAATTATCATTGTTGCATTTAGTGCATTAGGGGCATTTTCGGCTCCTATTTATGAAATGGGCACTGCAGTCAGAATTGCTAGATTTCCAATCATTATTTTAGCAGGTGTTTGGGGGTTAAATGGAATCATTTTCGGTATATGTATTCTAATGGTTCACTTGTTAAAATTAACTTCTTTAAATAAACCTTATCTTGCACCTCTATATCCGCTAAGAATGAAAGATTTGCAATATTTTTTAATACGTCTCCCCCACCATTTTTATATGAGGCGGCCGTTAGTTAATCGACCAAAAGACTCCATTCGCCTAAAGGAGCGATTAAGAAATATAACAGATTTAGATGAATTTTGA
- a CDS encoding GerAB/ArcD/ProY family transporter: protein MKSNIRFVNAFMAFYIIHTSQIGMGILGIPRIMYLESKKDAWISILLSGLFVSLITWLMISILKKNEGDTLFEIHEHIFGRLIGSIFNFLIVIYYIAVNYSITISYVELSLTWGYEGVYEWVGVLALLMITIYAVSGGFRVVTGVCFLSFLLTIWLLFVVYQPLQTINLTRILPIMTTTPSEIMKGVFKSSYTMLGFETLLFIFPFIKEKNKLQLFSQIAVWFTTILVLITTVVSILFFSAKELEKNVWPVVSMISTVHFPFIERFEFVAVPFWNLVIFPNLCITLYISSKGIKQIFYIKQKYGIWLISIILFICSFLITKRVDNNYFFDQIYKIGFFLWFIYPIFLYGITIIKSKINTRSRRS from the coding sequence ATGAAATCAAATATACGTTTTGTTAACGCCTTTATGGCGTTTTATATCATACACACTTCGCAAATTGGAATGGGAATTCTTGGAATTCCAAGAATTATGTATCTAGAATCAAAAAAAGATGCTTGGATATCCATTTTACTATCTGGTTTATTCGTTAGCTTGATTACATGGTTAATGATTTCTATCCTAAAAAAAAATGAGGGTGATACTCTTTTTGAAATTCATGAACATATATTCGGACGCTTGATTGGTAGTATTTTCAACTTCCTTATTGTCATTTACTATATTGCCGTAAATTATTCGATCACCATTAGTTATGTCGAGTTGTCACTAACATGGGGATATGAAGGTGTCTATGAATGGGTCGGGGTATTGGCTTTATTAATGATAACCATTTATGCTGTATCCGGCGGATTTAGAGTAGTGACCGGTGTTTGTTTCTTATCCTTTTTATTGACTATATGGCTGCTATTTGTTGTGTACCAGCCACTTCAAACCATAAACCTAACTAGGATTTTACCTATTATGACGACAACTCCTTCAGAAATTATGAAAGGAGTTTTCAAGAGCAGTTATACAATGTTAGGTTTCGAAACGTTGCTTTTTATTTTTCCATTTATAAAGGAGAAAAATAAACTTCAGCTGTTTAGTCAAATAGCTGTCTGGTTTACGACCATTCTTGTTTTAATAACAACTGTTGTTTCTATTTTATTTTTTAGCGCGAAAGAATTAGAGAAGAATGTATGGCCTGTTGTCAGCATGATTAGCACAGTCCATTTTCCATTTATTGAGCGCTTTGAATTTGTTGCGGTTCCATTTTGGAATTTAGTTATTTTTCCAAACCTATGTATCACTCTATATATTTCTTCCAAGGGTATTAAACAGATTTTTTATATAAAACAGAAATATGGAATATGGCTCATCTCCATTATCCTTTTTATCTGCAGTTTTTTAATTACTAAAAGAGTAGATAATAATTATTTTTTTGATCAAATTTACAAAATAGGATTTTTCCTGTGGTTTATCTATCCGATTTTCTTGTATGGAATAACCATTATAAAATCAAAAATCAATACTCGTTCCAGACGGAGTTGA